From Panicum hallii strain FIL2 chromosome 2, PHallii_v3.1, whole genome shotgun sequence, a single genomic window includes:
- the LOC112883291 gene encoding type I inositol polyphosphate 5-phosphatase 4-like isoform X1, translated as MTEESAKKSKLSWSKSLVRKWFNIRPKVQDFHADSDAGQGRDGGAGPWRPSCSAGEASASMAKKSRTDRSSFKQSAEHARRGKNNFDIARLTEVQDYRIFAATWNVGGKSPPRGLNLDEWLHTSPPADIYVLGFQEIVPLNAGNVLGTEDNLPAKKWVSLIRRTLNKNPGASGCGGYHTPSPVLNPVVELDADFEGSARRQENFPFFHRRSFHNLSRSLRMDGDYMFPQPRLDRRFSVCDPVNMGGRPSDFDGNLQCPGLPDENIDMEVSNAAQFSPFPHSYTASAPSEQNDEQSSSPRYCLVASKQMVGIFLTVWVRNEIRDNVRNLKVSCVGRGLMGYLGNKGSISISMSLHQTSFCFICCHLTSGEKEGDELRRNSDVLEILKKTRFPRVRGAGDVKSPETILEHDRIIWLGDLNYRIALSYCSAKALVEMHNWKQLLEKDQLRMQQRYGRVFQGWKEGRIYFPPTYKYSFNSDRYAGEGMHPKEKRRTPAWCDRILWYGNGLNQLSYVRGESRFSDHRPVYSIFLAEVDIVHQRRRNMGYFSSRIEVEELLPHSQSYREIKFY; from the exons ATGACAGAGGAGAGCGCCAAGAAGAGCAAG CTTTCATGGTCCAAGTCCCTCGTGAGGAAGTGGTTCAACATCCGGCCCAAGGTGCAGGACTTCCATGCTGATTCTGACGCCGGCCAGG GAAGGGATGGAGGTGCTGGACCATGGAGGCCCAGCTGCTCCGCGGGCGAAGCAAGTGCAAGCATGGCCAAGAAAAGCAGAACTG ACCGGTCATCGTTCAAGCAGAGTGCCGAACACGCTCGCCGAGGCAAGAATAATTTCGATATAGCACGCCTGACTGAAGTCCAAGATTACAG GATCTTTGCTGCAACATGGAATGTCGGTGGTAAGTCACCACCAAGGGGGCTGAATCTAGATGAATGGCTTCATACTTCTCCTCCTGCTGATATTTATGTACTAGG GTTTCAGGAGATTGTCCCCTTGAATGCTGGAAATGTTCTTGGCACTGAAGATAACCTTCCAGCCAAGAAATGGGTGTCCCTTATCAGGCGGACACTGAACAAGAATCCTGGAGCTAGTGGTTGCGGTGGCTATCATACCCCTTCACCAGTCCTGAATCCAGTTGTAGAATTAGATGCTGATTTTGAGGGGTCTGCGAGGAGGCAGGAGAATTTCCCTTTCTTCCACCGGCGCTCATTCCACAACCTCAGCCGTAGTTTAAGAATGGATGGGGACTACATGTTCCCGCAACCAAGACTGGATCGCAGGTTTAGCGTTTGCGATCCAGTCAACATGGGAGGCAGACCTAGTGATTTTGATGGAAATTTGCAATGCCCTGGATTGCCTGATGAGAACATAGATATGGAAGTGAGCAATGCTGCACAATTTTCGCCGTTCCCGCATAGCTACACTGCATCTGCACCTTCCGAACAAAATGATGAGCAATCAAGCAGCCCTAG GTATTGTTTGGTTGCCAGCAAACAGATGGTTGGTATATTTCTCACAGTTTGGGTACGCAATGAAATAAGAGACAATGTGAGAAACTTGAAAGTTTCTTGTGTCGGCAGAGGATTGATGGGCTATCTTGGAAATAAG GGTTCAATTTCAATAAGCATGTCTTTGCACCAGACAAGCTTCTGCTTCATCTGTTGTCATTTGACCTCAGGGGAAAAGGAAGGCGATGAACTGCGCAGGAATTCCGATGTTCTGGAAATTTTAAAGAAGACCAGGTTCCCACGGGTTCGTGGTGCCGGTGATGTTAAGTCACCTGAAACAATTCTTGAGCATGA TCGTATTATTTGGCTTGGGGATTTGAATTACCGGATTGCCCTGTCGTACTGTTCGGCAAAAGCTCTTGTGGAAATGCACAACTGGAAGCAATTATTGGAGAAAGATCAG CTCCGCATGCAGCAAAGGTATGGACGAGTTTTCCAGGGTTGGAAAGAAGGGAGGATCTATTTCCCTCCCACATACAAGTATTCATTCAACTCAGATCGGTACGCTGGAGAGGGCATGCACCCCAAAGAAAAGAGGAGAACACCAGCATG GTGTGATCGCATTCTCTGGTATGGTAACGGCCTCAATCAGCTGTCTTATGTTCGCGGAGAGTCTCGTTTCTCCGACCACAGGCCGGTGTACAGTATTTTCTTGGCAGAGGTTGACATTGTACACCAAAGGAGGAGAAACATGGGCTATTTCAGTTCTAGAATTGAGGTGGAAGAGCTCTTGCCACATTCTCAGAGCTACAGAGAAATAAAATTTTACTGA
- the LOC112883291 gene encoding type IV inositol polyphosphate 5-phosphatase 7-like isoform X2 → MAKKSRTDRSSFKQSAEHARRGKNNFDIARLTEVQDYRIFAATWNVGGKSPPRGLNLDEWLHTSPPADIYVLGFQEIVPLNAGNVLGTEDNLPAKKWVSLIRRTLNKNPGASGCGGYHTPSPVLNPVVELDADFEGSARRQENFPFFHRRSFHNLSRSLRMDGDYMFPQPRLDRRFSVCDPVNMGGRPSDFDGNLQCPGLPDENIDMEVSNAAQFSPFPHSYTASAPSEQNDEQSSSPRYCLVASKQMVGIFLTVWVRNEIRDNVRNLKVSCVGRGLMGYLGNKGSISISMSLHQTSFCFICCHLTSGEKEGDELRRNSDVLEILKKTRFPRVRGAGDVKSPETILEHDRIIWLGDLNYRIALSYCSAKALVEMHNWKQLLEKDQLRMQQRYGRVFQGWKEGRIYFPPTYKYSFNSDRYAGEGMHPKEKRRTPAWCDRILWYGNGLNQLSYVRGESRFSDHRPVYSIFLAEVDIVHQRRRNMGYFSSRIEVEELLPHSQSYREIKFY, encoded by the exons ATGGCCAAGAAAAGCAGAACTG ACCGGTCATCGTTCAAGCAGAGTGCCGAACACGCTCGCCGAGGCAAGAATAATTTCGATATAGCACGCCTGACTGAAGTCCAAGATTACAG GATCTTTGCTGCAACATGGAATGTCGGTGGTAAGTCACCACCAAGGGGGCTGAATCTAGATGAATGGCTTCATACTTCTCCTCCTGCTGATATTTATGTACTAGG GTTTCAGGAGATTGTCCCCTTGAATGCTGGAAATGTTCTTGGCACTGAAGATAACCTTCCAGCCAAGAAATGGGTGTCCCTTATCAGGCGGACACTGAACAAGAATCCTGGAGCTAGTGGTTGCGGTGGCTATCATACCCCTTCACCAGTCCTGAATCCAGTTGTAGAATTAGATGCTGATTTTGAGGGGTCTGCGAGGAGGCAGGAGAATTTCCCTTTCTTCCACCGGCGCTCATTCCACAACCTCAGCCGTAGTTTAAGAATGGATGGGGACTACATGTTCCCGCAACCAAGACTGGATCGCAGGTTTAGCGTTTGCGATCCAGTCAACATGGGAGGCAGACCTAGTGATTTTGATGGAAATTTGCAATGCCCTGGATTGCCTGATGAGAACATAGATATGGAAGTGAGCAATGCTGCACAATTTTCGCCGTTCCCGCATAGCTACACTGCATCTGCACCTTCCGAACAAAATGATGAGCAATCAAGCAGCCCTAG GTATTGTTTGGTTGCCAGCAAACAGATGGTTGGTATATTTCTCACAGTTTGGGTACGCAATGAAATAAGAGACAATGTGAGAAACTTGAAAGTTTCTTGTGTCGGCAGAGGATTGATGGGCTATCTTGGAAATAAG GGTTCAATTTCAATAAGCATGTCTTTGCACCAGACAAGCTTCTGCTTCATCTGTTGTCATTTGACCTCAGGGGAAAAGGAAGGCGATGAACTGCGCAGGAATTCCGATGTTCTGGAAATTTTAAAGAAGACCAGGTTCCCACGGGTTCGTGGTGCCGGTGATGTTAAGTCACCTGAAACAATTCTTGAGCATGA TCGTATTATTTGGCTTGGGGATTTGAATTACCGGATTGCCCTGTCGTACTGTTCGGCAAAAGCTCTTGTGGAAATGCACAACTGGAAGCAATTATTGGAGAAAGATCAG CTCCGCATGCAGCAAAGGTATGGACGAGTTTTCCAGGGTTGGAAAGAAGGGAGGATCTATTTCCCTCCCACATACAAGTATTCATTCAACTCAGATCGGTACGCTGGAGAGGGCATGCACCCCAAAGAAAAGAGGAGAACACCAGCATG GTGTGATCGCATTCTCTGGTATGGTAACGGCCTCAATCAGCTGTCTTATGTTCGCGGAGAGTCTCGTTTCTCCGACCACAGGCCGGTGTACAGTATTTTCTTGGCAGAGGTTGACATTGTACACCAAAGGAGGAGAAACATGGGCTATTTCAGTTCTAGAATTGAGGTGGAAGAGCTCTTGCCACATTCTCAGAGCTACAGAGAAATAAAATTTTACTGA
- the LOC112881818 gene encoding non-specific lipid transfer protein GPI-anchored 2-like has translation MAASTTLAAAATTMVLAATMLLLAGGASAQSPSPSSQCTSVLVSLSPCLNYISGNESAAPASCCTQLGKVVQSDPQCLCVALSADPASLGLSVNRTRALGLPAACNVKTPDVSNCKGAGAGGAAPTTSPAGQGQTPGATGSKTTPATGSVAGAAASPPRGSSGAGLVAAFVAAAVLAAAAA, from the coding sequence atggcGGCGTCCACGAccctcgcggcggcggcgacgacgatggTGCTGGCCGCGACGATGCTCCTCCTGGCCGGCGGCGCGTCGGCGCAGTCCCCGTCGCCGTCGAGCCAGTGCACGTCGGTGCTGGTGAGCCTGTCGCCGTGCCTGAACTACATCTCCGGGAACGagtcggcggcgccggcgtcgtgCTGCACGCAGCTGGGCAAGGTGGTGCAGTCGGACCCGCAGTGCCTGTGCGTGGCGCTGAGCGCGGACCCGGCGTCGCTGGGGCTCAGCGTCAACCGCACCCGCGCGCTGGGCCTCCCCGCCGCGTGCAACGTCAAGACGCCCGACGTCAGCAACTGCaagggcgccggcgccggcggggcggcgcccacGACCTCCCCCGCGGGGCAGGGGCAGACGCCGGGCGCCACGGGGTCCAAGACGACGCCGGCGACGGGGTCcgtggccggcgccgccgcgtcgccgccgcgcgGGTCGTCCGGCGCCGGCCTGGTCGCGGCGTTCGTCGCCGCGgccgtcctcgccgccgccgccgcgtga
- the LOC112881817 gene encoding non-specific lipid transfer protein GPI-anchored 2-like, with protein MGLNLNLAMRLLAAAAVVASLAAPASGQGGAASCTASLITSFTPCLNFLTNSTNGGGSAPTQDCCRSLAALVNASTGCACLILTGNVPLGAPVNRTLAVMLPKACDSAAVPLQCRDTSAQIPAPGPVAAGAPSAALPPLLPATPATPEPEAPAPPVVDPTGTAPVSQGQTRPMVLPSSAWRASDHAPATAALVLLLAAGAALV; from the exons ATGGGGCTGAACCTCAACCTGGCCATGAGGCTGCTCGCGGCGGCCGCGGTCGTGGCGTCgctggcggcgccggcgtcgggGCAGGGCGGGGCGGCGTCGTGCACGGCGTCGCTGATCACCAGCTTCACCCCCTGCCTCAACTTCCTCACCAACAGCAccaacggcggcggctcggcgccgACGCAGGACTGCTGCCGGTCCCTGGCGGCGCTGGTGAACGCGAGCACCGGCTGCGCGTGCCTCATCCTCACCGGCAACGTGCCGCTCGGCGCGCCCGTCAACCGGACGCTCGCCGTCATGCTGCCCAAGGCCTGCGactccgccgccgtcccgctGCAATGCCGAG ACACGTCGGCTCAAATCCCAGCTCCTGGCCCagtcgccgccggcgcgcccTCCGCCGCCTTGCCCCCGCTGC TGCCAGCGACGCCGGCAACGCCGGAGCCTgaagcgccggcgccgccggtggTGGATCCGACCGGGACGGCGCCGGTCAGCCAGGGGCAGACGAGGCCGATGGTGCTGCCAAGCTCCGCCTGGAGAGCGAGCGATCACGCCcccgcgacggcggcgctcgtgcTGCTGCTCGCCGCTGGAGCTGCACTGGTGTGA